From Anaerobacillus sp. CMMVII, one genomic window encodes:
- a CDS encoding MutS-related protein, translating into MAPFVQLWEEAHLHWAKLEILVKKAQMALEIDGEKPLLNVKERSFMMEDALHPYLHNVWTQQTKGMKPISITINKGSTVLYGANMSGKTIVLRTIGLVQALAQYGFYVPAKKCQFSFVSNLTLITGDYQNIENGLSSFGAEMLRLKNDLSYKQYSFYLLDEVGKGTNPIEGEAIAIAVLRYLKKVEGGFSIFVTHFPNMIAEDKVDLFEMKDFTLTKVKRGNMIYEGLSTAERLGLPREIINTARLYLKE; encoded by the coding sequence ATGGCGCCGTTTGTTCAATTATGGGAAGAAGCTCATTTACATTGGGCAAAACTTGAAATATTAGTAAAAAAAGCACAAATGGCTTTAGAGATAGATGGGGAGAAACCTTTGTTAAATGTAAAAGAACGCTCGTTTATGATGGAAGATGCGTTGCACCCGTATCTTCATAACGTTTGGACGCAGCAAACAAAAGGAATGAAACCTATTTCAATCACTATTAACAAAGGATCAACAGTATTATATGGTGCAAATATGAGTGGAAAGACAATTGTATTAAGGACGATTGGCTTAGTTCAAGCACTGGCACAATATGGGTTTTATGTACCAGCAAAAAAGTGTCAATTTTCCTTCGTTTCAAACTTAACCTTAATAACCGGAGATTATCAAAATATCGAGAATGGGTTGAGTTCTTTTGGGGCTGAAATGTTACGACTAAAAAATGACTTATCTTATAAACAGTATAGTTTTTATTTACTTGACGAAGTAGGAAAAGGTACAAACCCAATTGAAGGTGAGGCCATTGCAATCGCTGTTCTAAGGTACTTAAAGAAGGTTGAAGGAGGATTTTCAATTTTTGTTACTCATTTTCCTAATATGATCGCAGAAGACAAAGTAGATTTATTTGAGATGAAAGATTTTACATTAACAAAAGTAAAGAGAGGAAATATGATTTATGAAGGTCTCTCGACAGCAGAACGACTAGGCTTACCAAGAGAAATAATAAATACTGCAAGACTTTATCTTAAAGAGTAA
- a CDS encoding 3-keto-5-aminohexanoate cleavage protein, whose product MEKLIITAAIVGAEISKEQTPYLPITPEEIAQDVEKVWQTGASIVHLHVRDQDGNATQNKEIYQEAIEKIRERTDIIVQVSTGGAVGMTTEERIQPIFLKPEMATLTTGTVNFGTEIFVNSQTTIRYFAQLMQKNGVKPEFEIFDVGMINNAMQLVKEDLVRGHLHFDFVMGVPGGIPATGKNLLHLIENIPNDASWSVAAVGRHQLAMGMLAIPLGGHVRVGLEDNIYFSKGVLASNNDLVERIVRLSKEFGRDIAKPNEARQILGLNSA is encoded by the coding sequence ATGGAGAAATTAATTATTACAGCAGCAATTGTTGGTGCTGAGATAAGTAAGGAGCAAACTCCTTATTTACCGATAACTCCTGAGGAGATTGCACAAGACGTAGAAAAGGTCTGGCAAACTGGAGCGTCTATAGTTCATTTACATGTGAGAGACCAAGATGGAAATGCCACACAAAATAAAGAAATCTATCAAGAAGCAATTGAGAAAATACGAGAGAGAACAGATATAATCGTTCAAGTATCAACAGGTGGCGCAGTAGGAATGACAACTGAAGAAAGAATTCAGCCAATATTCTTAAAACCAGAGATGGCCACTTTAACAACAGGGACTGTGAACTTCGGAACAGAAATCTTTGTTAATTCACAGACAACAATTAGATATTTTGCTCAGCTTATGCAGAAAAATGGTGTGAAACCAGAATTTGAAATTTTTGATGTCGGGATGATTAATAATGCAATGCAACTAGTGAAGGAAGACTTAGTAAGGGGACACCTTCATTTTGATTTCGTCATGGGTGTTCCTGGTGGCATTCCTGCAACTGGAAAAAACTTGCTACATTTAATAGAGAATATTCCGAATGATGCAAGTTGGAGTGTAGCAGCAGTAGGGCGTCATCAACTTGCAATGGGAATGTTAGCTATTCCATTAGGAGGCCACGTTCGCGTAGGCTTAGAAGATAATATCTATTTTTCAAAGGGCGTTTTGGCAAGTAATAATGATTTGGTAGAAAGAATTGTGCGGTTATCAAAAGAATTCGGTAGAGATATAGCCAAACCAAATGAAGCTAGACAAATCCTGGGATTAAATAGTGCCTAG
- a CDS encoding hotdog fold domain-containing protein produces the protein MSKEVVIRLRMSQADAHYGGDLVDGARMLALFGDVATELLIRLDGDEGLFVAYDSIEFKAPVYAGDYIEAKGVITSIGNTSRKMTFEAYKVIEGNVDVNVPSKARVLNPPVLVTKASGTCVVPKHLQSNKE, from the coding sequence ATGAGTAAAGAAGTAGTAATTAGATTAAGAATGAGTCAGGCAGATGCCCATTATGGAGGAGATTTGGTTGATGGCGCAAGGATGCTGGCCCTATTTGGGGATGTAGCAACTGAACTATTAATTAGGCTAGATGGTGATGAGGGGCTTTTTGTTGCTTACGATTCAATTGAGTTCAAAGCTCCTGTGTATGCAGGGGATTATATTGAGGCAAAAGGCGTGATTACAAGTATCGGAAATACATCTAGAAAAATGACTTTTGAAGCTTATAAAGTTATTGAAGGAAATGTTGATGTTAATGTTCCTTCAAAGGCACGTGTACTTAATCCTCCTGTTTTAGTTACTAAGGCAAGTGGTACGTGCGTCGTCCCAAAGCATTTGCAAAGCAATAAAGAATAG
- a CDS encoding L-erythro-3,5-diaminohexanoate dehydrogenase — MNKGHRYGIHRSIEPKDSLPQPAWKIDNCMKLYDNELLIDVEVLNIDSASFHQMKGEAKGDSRKLKETILEIVQSRGKLHNPVTGSGGMLIGKVEKIGEKHPANGQGLRVGDKVATLVSLSLTPLRIEEITKINEETGQVFIKGKAILFASGIYTKLPNDLERNLALAVLDVAGAPAQTERMVQEGQTVVVLGAGGKSGLLALYQAKKQVGPTGKVIALEYSQTGLDNIRKLKLIDDIYQADAADPIQTLKIVETATSGALAHITINCVNVANTEMTSILITKDGGKIYFFSMATSFTKAALGAEGVGKDVEMIIGNGYTKDHADIALNIIRESQPLRSLFEEKYG; from the coding sequence ATGAATAAAGGGCATCGTTACGGGATTCACCGTTCAATAGAACCAAAGGATAGCTTGCCACAGCCGGCATGGAAAATTGATAATTGTATGAAGCTTTACGATAACGAACTGTTAATTGACGTAGAAGTGTTAAATATAGATTCAGCCTCATTTCATCAAATGAAGGGAGAAGCAAAAGGCGATAGTAGAAAATTAAAGGAAACAATTTTGGAGATTGTTCAGAGTCGTGGAAAATTACATAATCCTGTGACTGGTTCAGGTGGAATGCTAATTGGGAAAGTAGAGAAAATTGGCGAGAAACATCCTGCAAATGGTCAAGGATTACGAGTAGGAGATAAAGTCGCGACATTAGTGTCACTATCTTTAACCCCGTTAAGAATAGAAGAAATAACGAAAATTAACGAAGAAACAGGTCAAGTTTTTATAAAGGGAAAAGCGATACTTTTTGCTAGCGGAATTTATACGAAACTACCAAATGATCTCGAAAGAAATTTAGCTTTAGCTGTCCTTGACGTTGCTGGAGCACCTGCACAAACGGAAAGAATGGTTCAAGAAGGACAAACGGTAGTAGTCCTAGGAGCAGGTGGAAAATCAGGTCTATTAGCTTTATATCAAGCCAAAAAGCAGGTGGGACCAACAGGAAAGGTCATTGCTTTAGAGTATAGTCAGACAGGCTTGGACAATATTAGAAAGCTTAAGCTAATCGATGACATTTATCAAGCTGATGCAGCTGATCCAATCCAAACGTTAAAGATTGTTGAAACAGCAACGTCTGGAGCACTTGCTCATATCACAATTAATTGTGTAAATGTTGCTAATACTGAGATGACTTCCATTCTTATCACAAAAGATGGCGGGAAAATATACTTTTTTAGTATGGCCACAAGCTTCACAAAGGCAGCACTAGGCGCTGAAGGAGTAGGAAAAGATGTAGAGATGATTATTGGTAATGGTTATACAAAGGATCATGCTGATATTGCATTAAACATAATTAGAGAATCCCAACCGTTAAGAAGCTTATTCGAAGAAAAATATGGTTGA
- a CDS encoding YokU family protein: MQCMWCSNMNVDQGTKDCYWILPDGKDAVHILQIPALVCVDCGSYLTDEMNHDIDMALYARELPKGRNEITYEELMSAPYKNIFDIKNV; the protein is encoded by the coding sequence ATGCAGTGCATGTGGTGCAGTAACATGAATGTGGACCAAGGAACAAAAGACTGCTATTGGATTTTGCCAGACGGGAAAGATGCCGTGCATATTTTACAAATTCCTGCACTAGTATGCGTTGATTGCGGATCTTATCTAACAGATGAGATGAATCATGATATAGACATGGCTTTGTACGCAAGAGAGTTGCCTAAAGGCAGAAACGAAATTACCTATGAAGAGTTAATGAGTGCCCCCTATAAGAATATTTTTGATATAAAAAATGTGTAA
- a CDS encoding sigma-54-dependent Fis family transcriptional regulator, with amino-acid sequence MQTYVNLQGKQITTINSTYPLYEGTEIIGAVETAKDITRIVRMYDQTLELRKELFETKKKRRTSKGSADFQFSDLIGSSENFQKAITIAKKAARSLSPVLICGATGTGKELVAQSIHNASIRREEPFIALNCAAVPKELMEGLLFGTTKGAFTGAIDRAGIFEQAHMGTLFLDELNSLDLQLQAKLLRVLQDGKVRRLGGDVEKEMNVRVITAMNIDPLTALEQKILRTDLYYRLNVVRIQLPTLQERKSDILLLVNYFMKKLSNEFSSNVRSISDEALHILHQYDWPGNIRELSHAVESAFNVIDIGDDTLEKRHLPAHIYQSATAVTEPTRFKPQQGNINLPTIMEEFEREMIIQVFNENEGNISKTAKALGLKRQALQYKLNKYEIKRQLT; translated from the coding sequence ATGCAAACCTACGTTAATTTGCAAGGGAAGCAGATTACAACGATTAATAGTACATATCCATTATACGAAGGAACTGAAATTATCGGAGCAGTTGAAACAGCAAAGGATATCACGAGAATCGTTCGAATGTATGATCAAACTCTTGAACTACGAAAAGAGCTATTTGAGACGAAAAAGAAAAGACGAACCTCAAAAGGCTCAGCAGATTTTCAATTTAGTGATTTAATAGGAAGTAGTGAAAACTTCCAAAAAGCGATTACAATTGCAAAAAAAGCAGCAAGGTCACTATCTCCAGTGTTGATTTGCGGAGCCACTGGTACAGGTAAAGAATTAGTAGCACAAAGTATTCATAATGCTAGTATCAGACGAGAAGAACCGTTTATCGCTTTAAATTGTGCTGCGGTACCGAAAGAATTAATGGAAGGTTTACTATTTGGAACCACTAAAGGAGCGTTTACTGGAGCTATTGACCGGGCTGGTATTTTTGAGCAAGCTCACATGGGAACACTATTTTTAGATGAATTAAATAGTCTAGACCTACAGTTGCAAGCAAAATTACTGCGTGTTCTTCAGGACGGCAAAGTTCGTCGACTTGGTGGAGACGTTGAAAAAGAGATGAATGTTCGAGTAATTACAGCGATGAATATCGACCCTCTAACAGCTTTGGAGCAAAAAATTTTGCGCACTGATTTATATTACCGTTTAAACGTCGTACGTATTCAACTCCCAACGCTTCAAGAGCGGAAATCTGACATTCTTTTATTAGTTAACTACTTTATGAAGAAGCTCAGCAATGAGTTTAGCTCAAATGTCCGTTCAATCAGCGATGAAGCACTACATATTTTACATCAGTACGACTGGCCAGGGAACATTCGTGAATTAAGCCATGCCGTTGAATCAGCTTTTAATGTGATTGATATTGGCGATGATACCCTTGAAAAAAGGCATTTACCAGCTCATATTTACCAATCAGCTACAGCGGTTACGGAACCAACCAGATTTAAACCTCAACAAGGGAATATTAATCTCCCAACCATCATGGAAGAATTTGAAAGAGAAATGATTATCCAAGTTTTCAATGAAAACGAAGGCAACATTAGTAAAACTGCGAAAGCGTTAGGATTAAAACGGCAAGCACTGCAATATAAATTAAATAAATATGAGATTAAAAGACAGCTTACGTAA
- a CDS encoding PAS domain-containing protein has translation MEWSKHYEWVLNMVHVGVHVVDKNGMTVFYNQTMADIDGMEREKVIGKTIFHLYPSLTGETSTLNSALKEASKQ, from the coding sequence ATGGAGTGGTCGAAACATTATGAATGGGTGCTAAACATGGTTCATGTTGGTGTTCATGTGGTTGACAAGAACGGAATGACCGTTTTTTATAATCAAACTATGGCTGATATTGATGGGATGGAGCGTGAAAAGGTAATTGGAAAAACAATCTTCCACCTTTATCCCTCATTAACCGGGGAAACTAGTACATTAAACTCTGCACTAAAAGAGGCATCGAAACAGTAG
- a CDS encoding MFS transporter, protein MCALLFNFGWQMAWPLFNIYQINDAHATAFWISLFTVANQVSQIASYKWWGRYADKKGNSVMLFVAALGMSTLPLLTILSTNLVYLTLVNLWSGIFVAGISMLLFNQLLKVSPENERTSYLASYNVVIAGIGFIAPQLGVLFLELYGMNIAMSISSAFRFIGGLAFLVVVLYVERKLKSNSTNGKAEAV, encoded by the coding sequence ATTTGTGCTCTATTATTTAACTTTGGTTGGCAAATGGCTTGGCCACTTTTTAATATTTACCAAATTAATGATGCGCATGCCACAGCCTTTTGGATCAGTTTATTTACCGTCGCAAACCAAGTTTCACAGATTGCTAGCTATAAATGGTGGGGAAGATATGCTGACAAGAAAGGTAACAGTGTGATGCTCTTTGTTGCAGCTCTTGGTATGTCAACATTACCATTATTAACGATCCTATCTACCAATCTCGTCTACCTAACACTCGTGAACTTATGGTCAGGAATTTTTGTGGCAGGAATATCGATGCTGCTATTTAACCAGTTATTAAAAGTATCACCTGAAAATGAACGCACGTCTTATTTAGCCAGCTATAATGTTGTCATTGCAGGTATTGGTTTTATTGCTCCTCAACTTGGTGTTTTATTTTTAGAGCTATACGGAATGAATATTGCTATGAGTATCTCATCTGCGTTTCGTTTTATCGGTGGCTTAGCGTTTTTAGTTGTTGTTCTTTATGTAGAAAGAAAGTTAAAGTCTAATTCTACTAATGGTAAGGCTGAAGCGGTATAA
- a CDS encoding MFS transporter: protein MEWCIFAHSYEFSYRFYSIICNPSLGASNQQVGLISSLPSLMSILAMIPGAIWINRLEAKKKFTAITVLMARFFLLLLVFIPFIQFTNQAWILVVIIALMNFPTALATLSWQSFIGDLIPDERRGQFFSERNRILTIVGMITTFSVGVILNMFDVSAAGPYQIFLH, encoded by the coding sequence ATGGAATGGTGCATTTTCGCTCATAGCTATGAGTTTAGTTACAGGTTTTATTCCATTATTTGCAATCCAAGTTTAGGAGCGAGTAATCAACAAGTTGGATTGATTAGTTCCTTACCTTCATTAATGAGTATCCTTGCGATGATTCCAGGTGCAATTTGGATAAATCGATTAGAAGCAAAAAAGAAATTTACCGCAATTACCGTTTTAATGGCCCGGTTTTTCTTGTTATTACTAGTTTTTATCCCATTTATTCAATTTACTAATCAGGCCTGGATTTTAGTTGTAATAATTGCCTTAATGAATTTTCCGACGGCATTAGCGACTTTATCTTGGCAATCCTTTATTGGTGATCTCATACCGGATGAACGAAGAGGGCAATTTTTTAGTGAACGAAATCGAATCTTAACGATCGTTGGGATGATAACGACCTTTTCGGTTGGGGTCATCTTAAATATGTTTGACGTGAGTGCTGCAGGTCCTTATCAAATCTTTTTACACTAG
- a CDS encoding GNAT family N-acetyltransferase, whose amino-acid sequence MENIMDKLMQMEVEYVKNFSKVIETDHALLFIDEAIPDMYTHNYVFYQSAKGLVEYIENELRNQETKDKGFFRIETPYPISEDLLEKLSIKPEVCIYDFMWINTVNHENIGGNPNCSILNADTKKVIEDGIRVDIQANTDGMGLDFAERRIIRKALAYNDLEKAVQLFVCYSEGIPIGNIEYMPFNEIVKLEDFNILEDYQKKGFGTSVLKHLVAKAFNEGIDYAYLITEQTDTAKEMYKKCGFEKVGEKTELMFLFQK is encoded by the coding sequence ATGGAAAACATAATGGATAAGCTAATGCAAATGGAAGTCGAATATGTAAAGAATTTCTCAAAAGTAATCGAGACTGATCATGCACTATTATTTATTGATGAGGCTATACCCGACATGTACACTCACAATTACGTCTTTTATCAATCCGCTAAAGGCTTAGTTGAATACATTGAAAATGAGCTTAGAAATCAGGAAACAAAAGACAAAGGATTTTTTCGAATTGAGACTCCTTATCCAATCAGTGAAGACCTGTTAGAAAAATTATCGATAAAACCTGAAGTGTGTATATATGATTTCATGTGGATTAACACAGTGAATCACGAAAATATCGGCGGCAATCCTAATTGTTCAATTTTAAATGCAGACACAAAAAAGGTAATAGAAGATGGCATACGTGTAGATATCCAGGCAAACACGGATGGAATGGGACTTGACTTTGCTGAGCGGAGGATAATAAGGAAAGCTTTGGCTTACAACGATCTCGAGAAAGCAGTTCAACTATTTGTTTGTTATAGCGAAGGAATACCGATAGGGAATATTGAATATATGCCATTTAATGAAATTGTGAAGTTAGAAGACTTTAATATCCTCGAAGATTACCAAAAAAAAGGCTTTGGAACATCTGTTCTTAAACATTTAGTAGCAAAGGCATTCAATGAAGGAATAGATTATGCATACTTAATTACTGAACAAACAGATACGGCAAAGGAAATGTACAAAAAATGCGGCTTCGAAAAAGTTGGCGAAAAGACAGAACTTATGTTTTTGTTTCAAAAGTAA
- a CDS encoding GNAT family N-acetyltransferase — MFIEMHQIAIRRMKDNHDDFTLLFKWLTNSEVLTYYEGINSNFTLEKIIQKYQPRIRGEHYVTPCMIEYLNTPIGYLQYYQLQVTDIEHYEANKNGHEYGLDIFIGETKFWNKGLGTLALKQLIHYLFTEKKATDIYIDPQIKNTRAIRSYEKCGFRKVKVLPKHELHNGEYEDCMIMRLTSKDFI; from the coding sequence ATGTTCATAGAAATGCATCAAATTGCAATTCGTAGAATGAAAGATAATCATGACGATTTCACCTTATTATTCAAGTGGCTGACTAATTCAGAAGTACTAACTTACTATGAGGGAATAAATTCTAATTTTACCCTTGAAAAGATTATCCAAAAATATCAACCACGGATAAGAGGCGAGCATTATGTTACTCCATGCATGATTGAATATCTGAATACTCCGATCGGCTACTTACAATATTATCAGCTACAAGTTACAGATATAGAGCACTATGAAGCTAACAAGAATGGTCATGAGTACGGTCTAGATATTTTTATTGGAGAAACAAAATTTTGGAATAAAGGTCTAGGAACGCTGGCATTAAAACAATTAATTCACTATCTATTTACAGAAAAAAAAGCTACAGACATATATATAGACCCACAAATAAAAAACACAAGAGCAATAAGAAGCTATGAAAAATGTGGTTTTAGAAAAGTTAAAGTACTTCCGAAACATGAACTACATAACGGGGAGTATGAAGATTGCATGATTATGAGACTTACAAGCAAAGATTTCATTTAA
- a CDS encoding helix-turn-helix transcriptional regulator: protein MAIIINIDVMLAKRKMSVTELSERVGITMANFSILKNGKAKALRLSTLEAICKALDCQPGDILEYRSEKN from the coding sequence GTGGCTATAATCATTAATATTGATGTGATGCTAGCAAAAAGAAAAATGAGTGTAACAGAACTATCGGAGAGAGTTGGCATTACGATGGCCAATTTTTCAATACTCAAAAATGGAAAGGCGAAGGCCCTTCGATTGTCGACCTTAGAGGCTATCTGTAAGGCCTTAGACTGCCAACCGGGTGATATTTTAGAATATAGAAGTGAAAAAAATTAA
- a CDS encoding TetR-like C-terminal domain-containing protein — protein MVDEMIAGLVNAFQTPYKNVNYIDLHSLSPSTIAIFDYILENAEFYKLMLNSNILPGFQEKILETIISLLKTDMVFQQNQECLNVKIEHFITYRAYGIFGLILEWVKSDFEESPIMMAEQLIQIFNFHTPVVLINK, from the coding sequence ATGGTAGATGAGATGATCGCAGGGTTAGTAAATGCTTTTCAAACTCCTTATAAAAATGTGAACTACATTGATCTACATTCACTCTCCCCATCGACAATAGCTATATTTGACTACATACTAGAGAATGCCGAGTTCTATAAACTAATGCTAAACTCCAATATTTTACCAGGCTTTCAAGAAAAAATATTGGAGACAATCATAAGTTTATTAAAAACTGATATGGTATTTCAACAAAATCAAGAGTGTCTAAACGTTAAGATTGAACATTTTATTACCTACCGAGCTTACGGGATTTTTGGTTTAATTTTAGAGTGGGTGAAAAGCGATTTTGAAGAATCTCCTATCATGATGGCCGAACAGCTAATTCAAATATTTAACTTTCATACGCCAGTTGTATTAATCAATAAATAA
- a CDS encoding ATP-binding protein, with protein sequence MENEIARSEKLKVIGELSASFAHEIRNPLTTIRGFIQLLDTNQDQIFSENKYYKIILHEIDRINGIVTDLMNMAKPNGDNQYELTNVNKILDDIILLYDGQNSFNKVTIQNYRDTTIPPFFAYGSKLKQVFINLIKNAFEAMPDGGLLSIKTIYYKEENIVEIIFTDTGFGMDQNTLSKLGKLYFTTKSSGTGLGLPMCYMLIEDMGGTIQVTSERGVGTTFTVRIDIHAASYNSQENLVRSIAI encoded by the coding sequence ATGGAAAATGAAATAGCACGTTCAGAAAAACTTAAAGTTATTGGTGAGCTATCAGCGAGCTTTGCTCATGAAATTCGCAACCCATTAACTACTATACGAGGTTTTATTCAATTATTAGATACTAACCAAGACCAGATCTTTTCAGAGAACAAATACTATAAAATTATTCTTCATGAAATAGATCGTATCAATGGGATCGTCACTGATTTGATGAATATGGCGAAACCAAATGGAGATAATCAGTACGAACTTACAAATGTTAATAAAATTTTAGACGATATAATATTATTATACGACGGGCAAAATTCGTTTAATAAAGTAACGATCCAAAATTACCGAGATACAACCATTCCTCCTTTTTTTGCTTATGGAAGTAAATTAAAGCAGGTATTTATTAATTTAATCAAAAATGCTTTTGAAGCAATGCCTGATGGAGGATTACTATCCATCAAAACTATTTACTATAAAGAAGAAAATATAGTTGAGATTATCTTTACTGATACAGGGTTTGGAATGGATCAGAATACACTGTCAAAACTTGGAAAGCTTTATTTTACTACAAAGTCTTCTGGGACAGGACTAGGTCTACCGATGTGTTACATGCTAATTGAGGATATGGGGGGAACAATACAGGTTACTAGTGAACGTGGGGTAGGCACAACTTTTACCGTTAGAATTGATATCCACGCTGCTTCTTATAACTCTCAAGAAAATCTGGTAAGGTCAATCGCTATCTAA
- a CDS encoding sensor histidine kinase — protein MNVDDLIRDLTNEVRYLAENPIIKDPNSSAEDIKNEFTQFTKHFPYFNDVIFVNVDGIVTVDMLDGVVVGNDFSERGWFLKTKERGVYFSDVYHTPVLNKPILVMAAVVTDEDENIIGIISPAFQIEELWRRIFEHSNLQSRVGINSYAFLFNEEGAIIAHPENNSNFLENYLVRKSIEIQHVNEMVKEKRLCFNEDDQEVSAFSKINTSTSFDHNWYLGVSVSETEFFSPLKSLLYQYFFIFGISLIITTFAIVKLSSYIIVPIEKLISATSDVAVGNKLKHIEVNSYREINKLSEKFNYMIKKVQDREEEHKKSTLILETTDNGIIAINKQTMVITTFNKTCEAIFGVSKENIIHKDIFEVMERYPTINAFLINQI, from the coding sequence ATTAATGTAGACGATTTAATCCGTGATTTAACAAACGAAGTACGATATTTAGCGGAAAATCCAATTATTAAAGATCCAAATTCAAGTGCAGAGGATATTAAAAATGAATTTACTCAATTTACCAAACATTTCCCTTATTTTAATGACGTTATCTTTGTAAACGTAGATGGTATCGTTACCGTAGACATGCTAGATGGCGTAGTAGTCGGTAATGATTTTAGTGAAAGGGGATGGTTTCTTAAAACCAAAGAACGTGGTGTCTATTTTTCTGATGTCTATCATACGCCTGTTTTAAATAAACCGATCTTAGTCATGGCAGCAGTAGTAACAGATGAAGACGAGAATATCATTGGTATAATTAGTCCAGCCTTTCAAATTGAAGAACTATGGCGTAGAATTTTCGAACATTCAAATTTGCAGAGTAGGGTTGGGATTAATAGTTATGCTTTTCTTTTTAACGAAGAAGGAGCAATCATTGCCCACCCTGAAAATAATAGTAACTTCCTTGAGAATTATTTGGTAAGGAAAAGCATTGAAATACAACATGTTAATGAAATGGTAAAAGAGAAACGACTATGTTTTAACGAAGATGATCAGGAAGTAAGTGCATTTTCAAAGATAAATACAAGCACCTCATTTGACCATAATTGGTATTTAGGAGTGTCGGTTTCCGAGACAGAGTTTTTTTCACCACTAAAAAGTCTTCTCTATCAGTATTTTTTTATTTTTGGAATTTCGTTGATTATTACAACATTTGCTATTGTTAAGCTTTCGAGTTATATCATCGTTCCGATAGAAAAATTAATCTCTGCTACATCTGATGTGGCAGTCGGAAACAAGCTTAAGCACATTGAAGTAAATTCCTACAGAGAGATTAATAAATTAAGTGAGAAATTCAATTATATGATTAAAAAAGTCCAAGATCGTGAAGAAGAACATAAAAAATCTACGTTAATTCTAGAAACCACTGATAATGGGATAATCGCAATCAATAAACAAACAATGGTAATTACAACTTTTAATAAAACGTGTGAAGCCATTTTTGGAGTTAGTAAGGAAAATATCATACACAAAGATATCTTCGAAGTAATGGAACGATATCCAACGATCAATGCTTTTTTGATCAATCAAATTTGA